From Salarias fasciatus chromosome 8, fSalaFa1.1, whole genome shotgun sequence:
cgttagGTATTCACGGCTGTCAGAACCAAAAAGACcgaaaaaacctttgtctgacgagcggaaacaaaggaaacgggagtgggacacTCTCTACACGTgggagcgggggtggggggggggggggggggggggggggtgatgcggagaactacgacagtgagctttcaagGACACAAGTAGGGGGAGCGcaagagcaaaagttgcatagttctcctttaaagcTACAATACCTGATTCTCTGGATTGGAACTGTAAACCACGCCCCCTTCTTCACGCCACTCTCAAacagtccctccctctccctctccctctccggaAGCTCCTTCCCCACAAGATTGCGCCCATGTACATGCAGAAGATGGTCAGAAGACGGTCACTATGATGACATTTGGCGAATAATTTTGTGATCCGAATATTCACCTccccgcgcgcacacacacacacacacacacacacacacacacacacacacacacacacacacacacacacacacgcacagtctcgtatttctatcctcgtggggaccgtccattgactcccattcatgtctagcccctaaccctaaccctaaccctaaccctaacccacactaaaacaaagcctaaccctaaagaaatgtttttgcacttttacttatttcagtaacaacaacatggtcaagaaaacactgtttctcctacttaggaccggaaaaaggtctccacaaggcacgtcgttccacgttttgctatccttgtggggacatttggccccaacaaggatagaaatacgagaacacatatacacacacacacacacacagccagtacagaggtgctaatgcatgcttttgtCTCCCGtagattagattattgtaatgccttgctctctggtcttcccaaaaagaatatttcgaacctccagttattacaaaactcagtcgctcgcgtgctgacgaggaccagggggcaggcccacattacaccggttttacagtcgctgcattggctccctgtccacttcaggattgattttaaaggtctcttattagttttcaattgtcttaatggccttgcgccttcttatttagctgatctgtttttaccctatcgaccctcacgggccctgaggtcctctggcagcgccttattgtgtgttccaaaagccagaaccaagactcatgaTGAGGCGGCCTTCAGGCATTACgaccccgcctgtggaacagcctgccagagaacctcaggaccgcagagactgttgatatttttaaagggaggttaaaaacacacctttttaatctggcttttaattaacCTTTTATTGTTCTTATcgccatcatttttatttttattatcatttttattttaatgtatttatttgttctatttttattatgtacttctcacttattttaatttttttactttataatcttatcttagtATAaactttgtatcatgtctttttatgtttttatctgttttaactccagtgtttccttcagggggtccttcacaccgggagttggttccggtcttctgctggggtcactgcgcctctggtcctggctggcctgggggtctccacacttcggtgtgtgggttccccttggtctggcggggttGGGGGTGGAGCGCTGGGgtcccagtattaatgaccttcgtcttctcctggtgtgaacggccccactggtactgttttcccatgatgcttagtgccatgccatgccTCCTCggctgtgtgcaaataatttggagtgtgtgtgtgtgtgtgtgcgcgcgtgtgagcgtgtgtgtgtgtgtgtgtgcgcgtgtgtgtgtgtgtgtgtgtgtgtgtgtgtgtgtgtgtgtgtgtgtgtgcctgtgtgtgtgtggcgtatactgattgatggtgcggtttttattcttttgtttttatgactttttttactgtgcagcactttgcgttgtttttataaatatgaaaaagtgctctacaaataaagtttgatttgagttTGATTCTGTCGACAGACCTTCTCATTGCTCCAGACACAGTCTGCTTTCTCCGTCCACCAGTTTTtcagtgtctttgtgtgtctgtgtgaagctATCAGGCTGTGgctctgtctatctgtctgtctgtcacacTGTCACTTGTCAAAGCAGCGTGagacatgttttgtttgctgtggcgctctggttTACTGGCGGCTCGCGCGTGCACTCTTTAgtccctttcacactggccaaaaaaacccgtttaaacccgctaataatgggctcctcatggcagtgtgaaagggtttaattGGCATTTCGACCCAAgtctttcaaccctgcaatcgatgcgggtttttagcgggtcggctactatcggcttttagtgggaggggcaaatgggagtgtgaaaggcagacacgAGTCGACacggtaacttacgtgatgatgTCGACGTAGCGTGGCTACGTCAGtgcgcttgttgttgtttttagacacagcgtgagatttccttcgtcaagatgacccagtattggcaagatagcgagaccagagagctcctctggatctgagaggaagaggagatttgtctacaggtaacagggactgagCTGAAAAATCATTGTtgactttcgctttgctccgtcgcgctgatgatgtcatcaacaagGGACATAATCAGCGAGTCTGCTCACCAGCAGGCAGGTCTGCGGGTAGTGTGAAAGGAGTCAAAAggcgattgttagcgggtcgaaaacacgggtcgacccgctagttgcagtgtgaaaggggtatttGTGGAGGTAGCTGGAGGCTGGCTTTGCCTGTGCTAAGCCTGCCCCTCCTCACCTCGAAATTTCTTTGACGGATCAGAACCCGGACCGTGCAAAGACAAAGTGACTTTGTCTTCCGGGTTTCGCCAGGATAAAATGCTTATTTATAAGGCTGAGAGAGCTCACTGATGAAACTTTCTGAACTGTGTGATTACATCACACTATGACAGTAAATCCAAATTTActctaaaacaagaaaaaaaaaatcgattacCGCAGCTTTAAGTCAAGCTCAGCTTTGCAGTAAGTAACAAACACATGTAACAACAACATCTGGAATGTCTTCATCCTGTACCTCTTCGAGTGTCTTCCATGGTCCCCAAGCACAGAGAGTGCATTAATGCCTTTGCCACTTAAACTTAAAAACCCTTTGTGGGGGCTTACCTTCATGCATAGTTTGACtgtcttttctgctttttcatttgCTCTCCATCTGACTCCTTCAGCAGTTTGTGTCGCATCTCCTTGGCTCTATTTTTTCATCGCCCCTCCAAGGCTTGGCTCTTGTGCTATTGATCCTATCTCCAATAGAACCCAAGCTGTTTTCCTTATGTTGTGAgatgtgtctatgtgtgtgtgttctggagcTCAGTGcatgagtgagagagagagaatgcatgtgtgtgcgtgtgcgcacggTTGAGCTGCATGCCCGGAGAGAGAACCGCGGAGCAGAAGTGTGTGAGATGCGTGCAGGAGCATGCAGGACAGGCACGGTGACTGGGGCAGATAGGGAACTTTTGTGCAGTGCAGCAATAAAGTGCCCCAGCTCTTCAGCACTCCTCGAGCTGTTCTTTTAGCCACCAGTCTCCATGCAGAAGTAGCCTTACTTTTGGGAGTTAACCCCAGAGGAGAAATTATCCTTGGCCCTGGAGAAGATCTTCCCTGCGTCTCCCAACCACAGTTAGGAGACAGAAGGCGGGAAAGGTTAACACTTAATTACTCCCCCATAAGCTGTACTGTAACAtccaaacaaaaaagcaaaaaaaaaaaaaaaaaactgaaaaaaaaaaaccccttgaTATTCCTGAGAAATGAACGACAAGAGTGTTCTGGTGTGTACTGCATTTCGCAGTACACCGTAAAAAACCCAATTACCAAAACATTGACTCAATTAGAAGATTGCTAAGGCAAGTTGAAATAGACCATTGGCTCAAGTGTTGTTATTGGGAAAGccagttaataaatgtttgtacaattattcataaaaaatattgagtCAGGTGATAAATTGTTGTTGGGTGAACGCCCACAATGGCTGATATTGACTCAACTAACATACAGTAATTGAGTGAATGGATTGGacaagttttgcatttgttgactgaacaaATGTGGGCGGCGTCATTTGCGGTAATGAACTTCGAGCAAAGGAAGTACGGCAAAGCCACAAAGTTTGTCGACACGGCCTCACGGAGGGACGAGGAGTGACAGGTAAGCAACACTGTGCGTTTGCTTATTAACATTGTCAATCTctgaaaccagagtcaaaagaaatttgtttttctgtggaatctgttcttgggggactgtaacattttttgCTTGCTAGCTAGCCAGTTAGCTTGGGTAGCCGGGCAGCTAACTTACATATTACCCCTCTAATTCATAAGGTCAATGTTAAGCCAGCTAACAGCATTAGCTGTCTAACAGCGCCCGAGGCCCCACGAGCAGCACGTCCGCACGTTAGCCAAACCCGCGGGGCAGGGTTTAGCTAAAGCTAGCTCCGgtcccgcgagcggcacgtccgCCCGTAAGCCTGCTAGCTGACGCTTGCTCCGgtcccgcgagcggcacgtccgCCTGCTAGCTGACGCCTAGCTCCTgtcccgcgagcggcacgtTCGCCCGTTAGCCGGCTAGCTGACACTCGCCCCGGCGTGGGCATAGCAGCGCCTCTGTGCGAGAGCTGTTGGCGGACGAACGCCGTCAGCTCGTTGGCCAGCTCGCTCTAGCATAGATTTATAATATGGTTTTGCCTGGTAAACAGCCTAGCAAGCAAACCATCAGTCGGGAAGCAAACGTCTCGGCGGGAAAGCTAGCTTTGAAGGCTTTAATAAGGTCAGCTTTTCTagcatttgtatttatatcaaTACTTGCTCTGGAAGTAGCTGTAATCCTGTCATTCTCAAACCACTGGGTTCCCTTAACTCTGACAAAGTACAAATTGAACTAAATGGACCCCAGTCCCATTAAAGTTGTTTGAATATATAacggtataatggacgatgttttagccaatgaatggcgtgatgcgagcgtcaactattggtcctctgacatgtcaatcacgctgaagaaatgcttgcgtcacgccgtcaagcgcgctcgtcggagcagcagagcaggtaggacggtctggcgcatgcgcgtttttcaataagcgagtaacagacgtttggcttcgactttatcgagaaaatcctccattatacctttaaggaaaacactttttcctaaCTTGTAAGGGTCATTTCACAGTCTCCTAAAGCAGTGGCTCCCAAACCTTTTTGCCTGTGACCCAAAGGGGAATTATGACATTTGCCAGGACCCAAActagtgaaaacaacagatctaCAAGCCCACTacacatcatgaaataaattggCTGTGCCGTTCTTTGGCTTCCatcttaactttttattttggcatcTCTCTACTCAGGGCAGTTTCTTCTGCTTGACACAGTTTCTTCTCATTGACTTGCACTACCCTGTAAATATCTGTCGCATATCTATAGTTATGTATCTTCTCCCTCAGACGAAAGGAGGTCGTTGCTGAAGATGTGCATGTCTCCACAATCAGCCAGAGATGGCCAGCCCTATTCCTGTTGGGTCAGGtaagtttgtgtatgttttactttgttccttCCACATAAAATGTCACACAACTGAGACAACCATATGCACTGGAGAGGGGTGGAACTAACTGTAGGTGGGAAGAGAAATCAGATGTAATGATTTTGTCAAGAGGAAGTTAGACTAATATTTCtagaaacacagaataaacacaaaaacaacaccagggCCATGTTTCTTATACCCtaacaataaataaagggtCTGATGCCTCAAAGGTGGAATGGCCCTTTAAGCCTGGTATTGAAGATGgtcactctgatctgtcctgAGCAAGTGACATGATGCTACATCTGTGGTTTTTGCTATGATCTGTCTACAGGTTGTACATTCACAAGTTGTCTCTTCATTATCTAATTGTTTTGCAGGTACATGCAGAATTCAGAAGAGTAACAGGAAAAGAATTGATGGAAACGTTCTTCCCCTCCTTGGATGAGCACACCAGAGCTCCGCACCGTAGCTCACCACCCCACTCAAGTGACACTAAGGAGTCTGTTGGAGTACCGAGACGAGCAGGTAAGATGGAAAATAACGGACAAATGTGTCTTCATCACTTAAACCCTACTGGGTGTCCGGAGTCCCTCACGAttgaaaatagtgttttctgttattgtgggTAAAGCTTCTGCTGAGAATAGCTGATCGACAAGCTCACAATGTCACATAGTGAGCTTGTCAGTCTGCTATTTTCAGTAGAAGCCGTTTTCAGTACACTGTACATACAGTAGATGTATGTATGCAGTTACAATGAATCAGCCTTTAGATTCTAGATGTGAAATGAGCTGCCTGCCCACTCCATTCCCACACTATGACTGAAAGAGTCGacattgtaaaaaaatgtacagtgacagcattacattgttgttttttgttttaatttagaactgtttactttgttttcatgtttaagcaCTTTGAGTTTACACGTCTTGTATGAAATATGCTGTATAATGTACATGTATGAACAATATGCATGTGACTTGACTTGTCCTGTGTATCCAGACCACAGAGATCGTTAAACATCGGAGGGTGGTGGCTGTCAAAGGGCTGCAGTATTACCTGGGGGAGAAAACCGAGCTTTTCAAGACCTGCCAGGTAAATCAGCATTTCAAGGAgaacatccatctgtccatcaatatcatttggatattgtttttaatttcctttttattaatgtgctCCATCTATAGCCAGACGGTGTTTACGAAGCCTCAAGCCCCGTGCCAATGGGTATCCTGGAGATTGTGGGGCCTCCGGGAGGCCTGGAAGCTGCGCCATTGCTACATCCTTACGAGCCTTGAACCCCAGACTTTCCTTTACAGCTTATACTGTCAGCTATTGGTGTTGCTCTGTTTTGcactcttttcaaatgttgtgtaattttttgaatttgaatttaaatgttttgttttgtacacagaaaaataaacatttaaagtaaatttgtctttattagtctttatttaattaggctatattttatgttgagtatatatcatttaaatattaattcatgcagTCATTATTATGTTATTCACTCAATTATTACTTTATAGTTGTAATGACTAATAAGTCCTAGTTGAGTGAGCACATGATGTGGAATATGACATGGTGTCAACTAATTTGTTTCAATTGGCTCAGTTAATAAGCCAACAGTCATTCGTTCTGTCAACGATTATTAAGCAATTGGCTGAATTAATAGCCAACGAAGAGTTTTTCGTTcagtcaatgtttttaaatagtaattgTGTCAACTCAAAACATTTCGTGAAACGCTTCACCCTATGAATAATCAAttcaaccaattttttttttaatacagtgtaCTTTGAAGGGTTACAATGACACTGGTTGGCTTTTATACTGAAATATTGGTTCTCTGAGTTgactgtttcttgttttttccatttaatcATCTCTTAAAAGACATGTTAGCTGTGACATAATATGTATAGTTTGTCTTAGTACAGGAAGCAAATAAAATCTAAAGTGGTCTGGAATTTCTTCTTCATAAAAAGGTGACAatagtttcaaaaaaaaaaaacaaaaaaaaaaaaacaggtcgaTCCAAATCCCATGTTTTTAACTTATTGGTAAGTAAATAGACCTTGTTGACTAGAAGCAATAAGCGATATAACAATGATAGTTTTTACCCCATTTGCACTGTAAAATGTtaaaagatttttaaatgtgctctcaAATTGGCTATGATGTCTGATCATTTTTGAACTTGGATTTTTATGAacaactgttttcatgtttcatattATTGTATTTCTTTGTTCTCAGAGAGAAgttgaccagactctgatttcacATATTCGCATTTATATGGTGAGTTGTCTTGAAAGCAAAATATATTGCAAACAACTGCACAATGATTAGACTAGTTATTTAAACTATTTCTTACATTCACCCtcaatttttttccattttctgaaaTTTCTTGTCTAGGATTGGTTCAATCAACACATTTACTGGAGTCCAGAGGACTTTTGTGGACTTAGAAATGTCAAAGTTCCCACGACGACTTTATGGAAACCAGATATAACTATTACAGAAatgtaagtttgttttttgttttttgcatgtgCATGCATTCACACATAGGGCTACAACAGTAACTTGCTCCACAACTAAATGGTATTcatctgaaactgaaacaagtACACATACATTTAAAATATCTTAAGCATGTTTATAATCCACGATCAATTCAGATTGGACATTAAATTGCACAGTAAAGTACAAATACCTAGTTACATTGAGCAACTAGATGCAAAACACAAACGCTAATTATTTTCAACACTCACAGGCATATATTTTCCTCACTCACAAAGGATGAAAAATAGTACAAAAACTCTGCCATTAACCTTCAAAACACAAACGCTAAGTAACTGTGGAAGCCCAAGAGGCTCTGTACTAATCAAAATTTAGTCACcaatatttttcacttttaccgcAAATGAATATTGGCTGTAAATGTCTGTTATCGGCTTCCTTGACTACTGATAATTGATTTCGATATCTGCCCTGAAAAAAACATATCGGTTTATCTCTCGatccaacacaaaaactgtatTATTATAACGTCTGCAAACAAAAGATGTGTTGAGCCTGCTGTGGAAAATAATATTTTCACCAGATGCTGAGCTACTTTACACTTCCTTTCCAAACTCTGGAAAAACATAATCATCTTTAAACTATACAAATTTTTTCAGCATGTGGTGGTGGGGCGTGGCCAAGCTCGGATGCAgcgcagagagagggaggtggtGGCTGGTGTCACTCCAAGCAACACCAAAATTCAAAACATCAGCTGAAGTCTCTTTTCAGGTGTACCTCCAGCTTACGTCAAAACCTTGCCTGTCTGCCTCAATGCCTGACGGTGCCTCAACATCAGTTTAGTCTGTCCATGAAACTCTCTCCAGTCAGTTTCcatccacctccccctcctggACTGGCTGTCTTTAGGcgctgagagagggaggagggagacaaAGCAATCCTCTGCAGGTGACTTCAGTCTCTAAATAACACTCCCCACACTCCTCTCAACAGCCAGCCaccacctccctctctctgccttgCATCCGAGCTTGGTCACACTCCACCACCACACAACAATTCATTAAGTCAAATTTCATGGATTGTAGTGTTATATTGCTCATGTCGCATATGATCCTCAGTGAAACAACGCCTTTGTGCCACTTTTCATGCCTGCAAAGCTTTCGTAGATCAAACTTTAGGCATGTTTACATGGCTACAAATCCTCCTTATGATCAGATTGTAAGGTGAATCGGATTGTAcatgtgtcatataaacacctgaaTATATTTGCTTCACTCGGAGTGGATTATATTTCGGATCCGATTGTACAAGGTAGTCTACGCCGATCAATAATTCTCTTGTGCCTCATATAAACCTCAACTGACAGCGGAGCAGATTGTACGAGGGCATCGTTCTGCACATGTGTTCCCTCGTATGTAATGATTTGTGTAGCAAACAGAAATTGGGAATTTtgaaactcaaacacacaaagagaagaaCAGGGTGCTGGTTGAGAAAAACTTTTTGATAAAATCTCTGACAGAGGAAATACTTGGGAGGCGAGATGGATGCAAATCGCTCAACAgtgagttgttcaaagagctctgtGGTAGACTACCAGCAACCGGCAGAGTGGCAGGCCGGCAGGCAGAAAGGAGCCCCGCATGATGCAGGCCAGCCGCTGGTGTATAACTCAGCacagggccggcgcgggcttgTCAGGCACCCTGGGCAAACCTGACGCCCCGTGGTAGTGGCGAGGAGAGTTGCGCCGCcagagttgttgagcggggggggggggcgggggggggggtagaaTGAGAACGCAGAGTGTCGCCGAAAGTTGttgagcagggggggggggggggttgcgaGCAAGcgaaccaagcagtgcgctgctcaaacagcCGTCACAGCAGCGCAACTttggcgctgcgcctcacggccacatcaagcgcccccctatggctcggcgccctgggcaactgccccggatgcccagcctaatcgccggccctgacTCAGCATAACACTGGGACACCAGCCGGAAGACCACAATGGAGCCCAGCGGGCTGGAGGCCAGCCAATGTTGTGCCGAGTTATGAGTCGGGACGCCAGCTGGAGGAGCACTCGCTCTTTGGGCAGAGTATCATGGAACACCGTTTGAGCACCAtttcagcagataaaaacactctgctaggtgctgaggactgctggctgcaaagtTAGAGATCAGAACCTGAAAATTTCTTCAGAGACATTACATTCGTGTCACAGATATGTTGTCCATTTGGGAAGACACCATATAATTCgctaacctggcaaaagccagaTTGACATGACATGTGCAGCGACAGCTTCACaggtcaatctgggatttcactcagcaaatccgttcggggacggagggacttgctgtagaactctttgcatTCATTGGATGGAAGGACACAATGTGCCCacctaaccatgtttggtttcagcaaATCAccgtaaagaaaaaaatgacatcaacagacacacacacatcattgcCATTCAAAAATGCGCAAAGTGCctcttgttgtttgtttttcaaagaggcaatagaggattcatccaaaacagatttaattaCTGTCAGGACATCCACTGTTTTCGCTagtcatgctaatattattagcactCCGTTGCTTCCTACTTTTGTCAAAACTTCATATCCTGCCCTAAATGACGCGTgatttttaggaaaaaaatcCGAGCCTGAGCGCATAAGCGCGAGCGgtgcaagatggattctcgtggtgtgtgtaaacaaataccgcgagaattcagcttgccggcaaggttaatAATTCGCTTCAGCTGGGGCCTTTTTATTGAATGTGGAGTGCATTTAAtgctatttttttaatcagatttaaaaaaaaaatgcctatGTAAAGCAGACCCTTGAGTGAGATTCAGTGTGAAACAtactgctttgtgtgtgtgtttattcatcTATAGGGTTGAGAAGGACAAGACCCCTGTGAGTCCTTATCTTCAAATATATTATAACGGCCTTGTGAAATACTCTAATGACCAGGTGGTGGTCAGCTCCTGTAAGATGCATGTTTACAGATTCCCCTTTGACATCCAGAAGTGCAACCTCTCCTTCAGGTCTCTCATTTACAATGGTGAGACTCTTAAGCTATGCAAATCTGCACATTGTTCTATATCaacatgtgtttttctgtcttgtggATCTTTGACACAACTTtacatcagttttatttttcctcctcagaTGAAGAATTATATTTAACTTTCATTGACAACAATGCAGCAATCACCAACTGGTCCCGCAGCGTGATGCACACACAGTATGAGTGGCTGTTCTTGGAGTTGACAGTAAACAGAACAACGGAGCATTTGTACATCGGTGAAAACCAAACCATCGTTTTTTACACTGTAAGTACTTGCAGATTCAGTCACATACAAATGGAAGTTTTAGAAGCTGTGGCTCAGATGATGGATGAGGTCGTGCTTGTGAATGGGCAAGACATTGGACTGCAAGTCAACCTCATGAAAGGCAGCACCTGTTGGGACAGATTTCTCACTAGTGGTGTGAGTTTTTGTCCatctgaaaaacatgaaaatgaatcACTGAAGTATCATGAACAAATGACATAGTTGTATGGTGCTATCGTGGTTAGCCCTCCCAAACTCATAGTGAGAAGGTGCAGTGTTCGATTCTACACCTGTGCGGTGGAGTTCTTGCTGAATGTGTGCGCACCCCTCAAAGTACTGTTGTTCCCTCCATAGTCCCAAAACTTCCAAATATAAAATCCATGTAATTTCAGGTATTTGTAatgtttttctcacttgtatttgtgttgctgctgctgatgtaAAGGTCAGAGGGTGGTAGGATTTTCTGTTTGCATTGGGAGCACCTCACTCATCATGTAAAACACATGATATTCTTCGAGGTGGACTCAATGGATTCCAATGAACAGGAAGAATGAAGTATGAAATATTTTGGACATACACAAGATTTGAGAAAGAAGAGTATTTGATCAATGACATGAAAATAACTTTACTGTGACAGATTCATTATTCGTTCATGTCTTCTTGGAGGAAATCAGAAGCATAATGGACCTTTGTAACTTCTTCCACAGATTCACATGAAGAGGAGGTCAGTCCTCTACATCGCTAACTTCTTGGTGCctgtcctcttcttcttttgtctggACTTGAGCTCTTTCCTGATATCAGACAGTGGGGGAGAGAAGCTCAGCTTCAAGGTCACTGTGATGCTCGCCGTCACAGTCATGCAACTCATTCTCAATGAGATTCTGCCTTCCTCATCGGACAGGATCCCTCTTATAGGTAAACAAGCAGAGGCATTTTTCCAAATAGGATTGCGTTTCACTTGTCACTTCTCTACATTCATGATGCTGTCTCCTCCCTTCAGCGCTCTTCTGCATTGGGATTTTTGGTTTAATGATGTTGAGCCTCCTGGAGACAATCGTTGTGATGTATTTAATGGAGAAAGATGCCGCATCCCAAAACGAGACAAACAGAGACTTAAGCCTGAATAGGAGCAAACAAAGTTGTTTAAAAGGTAGCTACGTTATTTATATTAACTGTGAAATGCTCAATACTGATCAAACTATTTGTTAATTGTTGTTCCTGATGTATCCTCCCAGGgctgaagaaatgtgaaaactgtgcaTCGATCAGTGATGTTTCTCCTGGTCAAACATCATCAAACACCAAAGAGGTAAGAACTGGCTTAACCTACGAATTTGAAAATCAAAGAACAAACTGTGAAGCAAATAGTAAATTATCTCATCATTCTTCCTGTAAAGAACAAATGACgatttttgaatttcattagAAATAACAACAAGAAACACCTGAGTGTTTTGTAAGCtgatgatcttttttttctgcaggacagcagcagccagctgatGGAGGCATCTGTCACTTTGGAAAAAATCTCAAACGAGCTGGAGCAGATTGGGAAAACAATGACAGGCATGGAggtggaaaaagaagagaagataCCTGGTTACTGGACCGGTGTGGCAAAGCAAATAAACAAGGTCTTCATAGTTTTTTATGTGATAAGTGccagtgtgtttttaactgtCATCTTTTCTTTGTGGAGAATGCCAGATGAGGATTAGTGAAAATGCTGTTTCCTCACTTAACACAGAGTTTTCCTGATGTAACATCtgtgttcacatgtgttttgtttccattgactaaaagcaaaaaaactgTTATATAATGTTATTCATACCTTCCAGTCTTTCATCATTATAACCCTGACAGGAAACTGAGCTCTCACAATGTTCCTCTTCAAGAAATACACAATAATATACATTGATAAGTGTGGTAAGGTTACTCAATAAAGTTACTCATTGCTGTATATTCATAATCACGTGGTGATGAAAACATATTAAACTGTATACTTAATGAATGTAACAATTTTTTTGAAtgtcctgttcctgctgttgtCCAAGCTTGTATTTTAGGGTCCATTCTAAATGCTGTGAATTAAAGAGGAAAGGAGGCGCTTGTGTGGGTTCTGTATAAGCACACatcacaaatcaacatgcaGAAGTCTCCCAAAAAGAGTCAGTCATGCATACATGAGTAATGTGTTACAAATATCAAACTCCACTATGCATCACCCAGTGCATTCTAACCAAGTGCCTCTG
This genomic window contains:
- the LOC115393757 gene encoding 5-hydroxytryptamine receptor 3C-like; this translates as MIGLGYLCEANDGLPHSLPKGALWCQDSSCGNALKALHNLAPLYLTDLFRIFWSSHTLRFASYNVTKHEENCSYQAILDKLNLTTNKQRFTMSRPVKHFKGVTFVYFGIMISSILDVREVDQTLISHIRIYMDWFNQHIYWSPEDFCGLRNVKVPTTTLWKPDITITEMVEKDKTPVSPYLQIYYNGLVKYSNDQVVVSSCKMHVYRFPFDIQKCNLSFRSLIYNDEELYLTFIDNNAAITNWSRSVMHTQYEWLFLELTVNRTTEHLYIGENQTIVFYTIHMKRRSVLYIANFLVPVLFFFCLDLSSFLISDSGGEKLSFKVTVMLAVTVMQLILNEILPSSSDRIPLIALFCIGIFGLMMLSLLETIVVMYLMEKDAASQNETNRDLSLNRSKQSCLKGLKKCENCASISDVSPGQTSSNTKEDSSSQLMEASVTLEKISNELEQIGKTMTGMEVEKEEKIPGYWTDED